A genomic window from Providencia alcalifaciens includes:
- the dppC gene encoding dipeptide ABC transporter permease DppC, which produces MSQTTESKAVSAPKPMTPLQEFWHYFKRNKGAVVGMFYIILMVLIAILAGVLAPHAPDEQFRHALLTPPVWEEGGSWEFILGTDDVGRDLLSRLMYGARLSLLVGCLVVVLSLIMGVTIGVIAGYFGGVVDALIMRVVDIMLALPSLLLALVLVAIFGPSIVNASIALTFVALPHYIRLTRAAVLVEVNRDYVTASRVAGAGALRQMFVNILPNCLAPLIVQASLGFSNAILDMAALGFLGMGAQPPTPEWGTMLSDVLQFAQSAWWVVTFPGLAILLTVLAFNLMGDGLRDAFDPKLKQ; this is translated from the coding sequence ATGTCTCAAACAACTGAGTCGAAAGCTGTCAGCGCCCCAAAGCCGATGACACCTCTACAAGAATTCTGGCATTACTTTAAGCGCAACAAAGGCGCTGTTGTTGGTATGTTCTACATCATTTTGATGGTGTTAATCGCGATCCTTGCGGGAGTATTAGCGCCTCATGCCCCTGATGAGCAATTCCGTCATGCGTTATTGACCCCACCAGTCTGGGAAGAGGGAGGGTCATGGGAATTTATTCTTGGTACGGATGATGTCGGGCGCGATTTATTATCTCGCCTAATGTATGGAGCAAGGCTCTCGTTATTAGTGGGCTGCCTCGTGGTGGTGTTATCCCTGATTATGGGGGTCACTATTGGGGTGATTGCGGGCTATTTTGGCGGTGTGGTGGATGCGCTGATTATGCGTGTCGTCGACATTATGTTGGCTCTGCCAAGCTTATTACTCGCATTAGTCTTGGTGGCAATTTTCGGCCCCTCTATTGTTAATGCCTCGATAGCGTTAACTTTTGTAGCATTACCGCACTATATTCGTTTGACGCGAGCCGCGGTGTTAGTGGAAGTGAATCGTGACTATGTGACTGCGTCGAGAGTGGCGGGTGCAGGGGCACTGCGTCAAATGTTCGTTAATATTTTACCTAACTGTCTGGCACCACTGATTGTTCAAGCATCTTTAGGCTTCTCGAATGCCATCTTAGATATGGCTGCTCTGGGTTTTCTGGGAATGGGGGCGCAGCCACCAACACCAGAATGGGGAACTATGTTGTCTGATGTGTTGCAGTTTGCACAAAGCGCATGGTGGGTCGTAACGTTCCCAGGATTAGCAATTTTATTAACGGTATTAGCGTTTAACCTGATGGGTGATGGTTTACGTGACGCCTTTGATCCAAAACTCAAGCAGTGA
- the dppB gene encoding dipeptide ABC transporter permease DppB produces MLQFILRRFGLVIPTFIGITLLTFAFVHMIPGDPVMIMAGERGLSPERHAYLMAELGLDQPLWKQYLHYLNGVLHGDLGISLKSRIGVWEEFLPRFLATVELATCAMIFAVSVGIPVGVLAAVKRGSIFDHTAIGVSLTGYSMPIFWWGIMLIMLVSVQWDLTPVAGRVSDTVFLDDSYPLTGFMLIDTLIWGEAGDFKDAVEHLILPSIVLGTIPLAVIVRMTRSAMLEVLGEDYIRTARAKGVSRARVILIHALRNALLPVVTVIGLQVGVMLAGAILTETIFSWPGLGRWLIEGLQRRDYPVVQGGVLLVATLIILVNLVVDVLYGIVNPRIRHKK; encoded by the coding sequence ATGCTGCAATTTATCCTCCGACGATTCGGGCTCGTGATCCCCACCTTTATCGGTATCACGCTACTTACTTTTGCTTTCGTTCACATGATCCCAGGTGACCCAGTCATGATTATGGCGGGTGAACGCGGATTATCCCCAGAAAGACACGCTTATTTAATGGCTGAATTAGGACTCGACCAGCCACTTTGGAAACAATATCTCCATTACCTAAACGGAGTACTGCATGGTGATTTAGGGATCTCCTTAAAAAGCCGTATTGGTGTTTGGGAAGAATTTTTACCTCGCTTTTTAGCCACCGTAGAATTGGCCACTTGCGCCATGATTTTTGCGGTTTCTGTTGGGATCCCTGTAGGCGTTTTAGCGGCAGTTAAACGTGGTTCGATTTTCGATCACACTGCGATCGGTGTTTCATTAACAGGTTATTCTATGCCGATCTTCTGGTGGGGGATCATGCTGATCATGCTGGTCTCCGTTCAGTGGGATCTCACTCCTGTTGCGGGAAGAGTAAGCGACACCGTTTTCCTTGATGACTCTTATCCGCTCACGGGCTTTATGCTGATTGATACCCTAATTTGGGGGGAAGCGGGAGACTTCAAAGATGCAGTGGAACACTTAATTTTACCATCTATTGTACTCGGCACTATTCCACTGGCTGTGATTGTGCGTATGACTCGCTCTGCGATGCTGGAAGTATTAGGGGAAGACTATATTCGTACGGCGAGAGCAAAAGGCGTTAGCCGTGCTCGCGTGATTTTAATTCACGCCCTGCGCAACGCATTATTGCCTGTTGTGACGGTAATTGGTTTGCAGGTTGGAGTAATGCTTGCCGGTGCAATTTTGACGGAAACCATTTTTTCATGGCCGGGGTTAGGTCGTTGGTTAATTGAAGGGCTACAACGTCGAGATTACCCAGTGGTTCAAGGTGGTGTCCTGCTGGTCGCAACGTTGATTATCCTCGTTAACTTAGTGGTAGATGTGCTGTATGGCATTGTTAACCCACGTATTCGTCATAAGAAATAA
- the dppA gene encoding dipeptide ABC transporter periplasmic-binding protein DppA → MTLSMKKTGLLTVGLTLAALAVSASVQAKTLVYCSEGSPEGFNPQLFTSGTTYDASSIPLYNRLVEFKLGTTEIEPGLAESWDVSDDGKVYTFHLRKGVKWHSNKDFKPSRDLNADDVIYTFMRQKDPNHPYHKVSGGSYEYFMGMDMDKIIDKVEKVDDNTVRITLTRPEAPFLADMAMDFASILSAEYADQMLKANTPEKVDLNPIGTGPFALQQYQKDSRILYKANKDYWGNVPKIDRLVFSITPDASVRYAKLQKNECQVMPYPNPADLERMKADKDITLMEQPGLNVGYLSYNVEKKPLDNQKVRQALSMAVNKDAIIQAVYQGAGQKAKNLIPPTMWGYNDAIQDTEYNPEKAKKLLAEAGFPEGFEIDLWAMPVQRPYNPNARRMAEMIQADWAKIGVKSKVVSYEWGEYLKRAKSGEPQTVMMGWTGDNGDPDNFFATLFSCAAKKQGSNYSKWCNQSFEDVIQPARMTSDHNKRVELYKQAQVVMNEQAPALIIAHSTVFEPVRKEVKGYVVDPLGKHHFENVDIDN, encoded by the coding sequence ATGACGCTCTCGATGAAAAAGACAGGTTTATTGACGGTAGGCTTAACATTAGCTGCTTTAGCGGTATCAGCCTCAGTACAGGCTAAAACACTGGTTTATTGTTCTGAAGGTTCACCTGAAGGGTTTAACCCACAGTTATTCACCTCTGGAACAACTTATGATGCGAGTTCAATCCCTCTGTATAATCGTTTGGTTGAATTTAAGCTGGGTACGACTGAAATTGAGCCGGGCTTAGCGGAAAGCTGGGATGTCAGTGACGATGGCAAGGTGTACACATTCCACCTGCGTAAAGGCGTGAAATGGCACTCTAATAAAGATTTCAAACCAAGCCGCGACTTAAATGCGGATGACGTGATCTACACGTTCATGCGCCAAAAAGATCCAAACCACCCATACCACAAAGTTTCTGGCGGCAGCTATGAATACTTTATGGGAATGGACATGGACAAAATTATCGACAAAGTTGAAAAAGTCGATGACAACACCGTTCGTATCACATTAACACGCCCAGAGGCGCCATTCTTAGCGGATATGGCAATGGACTTCGCATCAATCTTATCAGCGGAATACGCAGATCAAATGTTGAAGGCGAACACTCCAGAGAAAGTTGACCTGAACCCAATCGGAACAGGGCCTTTTGCACTGCAACAGTACCAGAAAGACTCCCGCATTCTGTACAAAGCGAACAAAGACTACTGGGGCAATGTACCGAAGATTGATCGCTTAGTGTTCTCTATCACTCCTGACGCGTCAGTACGTTATGCAAAACTGCAGAAAAATGAGTGCCAAGTGATGCCATATCCAAACCCGGCTGACTTAGAACGCATGAAAGCAGATAAAGACATTACGTTAATGGAGCAGCCTGGTCTGAACGTAGGTTACCTGTCTTACAACGTTGAAAAGAAACCACTGGATAACCAAAAGGTTCGCCAAGCGCTGTCGATGGCAGTGAACAAAGACGCGATTATCCAAGCGGTTTATCAAGGTGCGGGTCAAAAAGCGAAAAACTTAATCCCACCAACTATGTGGGGTTACAACGACGCGATTCAAGATACCGAATATAACCCAGAAAAAGCCAAAAAATTGCTGGCGGAAGCGGGCTTCCCAGAAGGTTTCGAAATTGACCTGTGGGCAATGCCAGTTCAACGCCCATATAACCCGAATGCACGCCGAATGGCGGAAATGATCCAAGCTGACTGGGCGAAGATCGGGGTTAAATCGAAAGTGGTTAGCTACGAATGGGGTGAATACCTGAAACGAGCTAAGAGCGGCGAACCTCAAACCGTGATGATGGGTTGGACTGGTGACAATGGTGACCCTGATAACTTCTTCGCGACCTTATTCAGCTGTGCAGCGAAAAAACAGGGTTCTAACTACTCTAAATGGTGTAATCAAAGTTTTGAAGACGTGATTCAGCCTGCACGTATGACATCTGATCACAACAAACGTGTAGAACTGTACAAACAAGCTCAAGTGGTCATGAACGAACAAGCGCCAGCGCTGATCATCGCTCACTCCACCGTATTTGAGCCTGTGCGTAAAGAAGTTAAAGGCTACGTGGTTGATCCGTTAGGTAAACACCACTTCGAAAACGTAGACATTGATAATTAA
- the glyS gene encoding glycine--tRNA ligase subunit beta: MTQQTFLVEIGTEELPPKALRSLAESFAANFTAELDGADIAHGAVNWFAAPRRLALKVENLSAAQPDREVEKRGPAISQAFDAEGKPTKAAEGWARGCGITVDQAERLTTDKGEWLLYRAQMKGQPVSELLIDMVSRSLAKLPIPKLMRWADKETQFVRPVHTVTLLLGSDVVKGEILGIKSDRIIRGHRFMGEAEFTIDNAEQYPEILRTRGKVIADYAERKATIIADAEKAAQVLGGKADLTDSLVEEVASLVEWPVVLTAKFEEKFLEVPAEALVYTMKGDQKYFPVYDNAGKLMPNFIFVANIESSDPQQIISGNEKVVRPRLADAEFFFKTDRKQRLEDNLPRLETVLFQQQLGTLRDKTDRLEALAGWIASKIGADVNHATRAGLLAKCDLMTNMVFEFTDTQGVMGMHYARHDGESEDVALALKEQYQPRFAGDELPSTDVSAALALAEKMDTLAGIFGIGQHPKGDKDPFALRRAALGVLRIIVEKGYQLDLVEMTQEAARLYGEKLTNKNVVEDVVEFMLGRFRSWYQELGYSIDTIQAVLARRPTQPADFDARVKAVTHFRSLEEAQTLAAANKRVSNILSKSEEKLADSVLASVLKTPEEVKLATHVVVLQDKLAPMFAERNYQEALVELASLREVVDEFFANVMVMDEDPAVRNNRLTLLSQLRELFLKVADISLLQ; this comes from the coding sequence ATGACTCAACAGACTTTCCTAGTGGAAATCGGTACAGAAGAGTTACCGCCGAAGGCTCTTCGTTCTCTTGCAGAATCATTCGCCGCTAACTTTACTGCGGAATTAGATGGTGCAGATATTGCTCATGGTGCAGTGAATTGGTTTGCTGCGCCTCGTCGTTTAGCGCTGAAAGTGGAAAACTTATCCGCGGCTCAGCCAGACCGCGAAGTTGAAAAACGCGGCCCCGCAATTTCCCAAGCATTTGATGCTGAAGGTAAACCAACAAAAGCTGCTGAAGGTTGGGCGCGTGGTTGCGGGATCACCGTTGATCAAGCAGAACGCTTAACCACCGATAAAGGCGAATGGTTACTGTATCGCGCACAAATGAAAGGTCAGCCAGTCAGCGAATTATTGATTGATATGGTTAGCCGTTCACTAGCGAAATTACCGATCCCTAAATTAATGCGCTGGGCAGATAAAGAGACTCAGTTTGTACGTCCTGTACATACTGTGACATTACTGCTGGGTAGCGATGTTGTGAAGGGCGAAATTCTTGGTATTAAGAGCGACCGTATTATCCGCGGTCACCGTTTTATGGGTGAAGCTGAATTCACAATTGATAACGCGGAACAATACCCAGAAATTTTACGCACTCGCGGCAAAGTAATCGCAGATTACGCTGAGCGTAAAGCGACAATTATTGCCGATGCAGAAAAAGCCGCTCAAGTATTGGGTGGTAAAGCAGACTTAACCGACAGCCTAGTTGAAGAAGTGGCTTCTTTGGTTGAATGGCCAGTGGTATTAACAGCAAAATTCGAAGAAAAATTCTTAGAAGTTCCTGCTGAAGCACTGGTATACACCATGAAAGGCGACCAAAAATATTTCCCTGTTTATGATAATGCAGGCAAGTTAATGCCGAACTTTATCTTCGTGGCGAATATCGAATCTTCAGATCCGCAGCAAATTATCTCCGGTAACGAAAAAGTCGTTCGCCCGCGTTTAGCGGATGCGGAATTCTTCTTCAAAACTGACCGTAAACAACGCTTAGAAGACAACCTGCCACGTTTAGAAACCGTTCTGTTCCAGCAACAGTTAGGTACTCTGCGTGATAAAACTGATCGCTTAGAAGCCTTAGCGGGTTGGATTGCGAGCAAGATTGGTGCGGATGTGAATCACGCAACCCGTGCCGGCTTACTGGCTAAATGTGACTTGATGACCAACATGGTCTTTGAATTCACAGACACCCAAGGTGTTATGGGGATGCACTATGCTCGCCATGACGGTGAATCAGAAGATGTTGCTCTTGCGCTGAAAGAACAGTATCAACCGCGTTTCGCTGGTGATGAATTGCCATCTACTGATGTTTCTGCGGCATTAGCATTAGCAGAAAAAATGGATACCCTCGCAGGTATTTTCGGTATCGGCCAGCACCCTAAAGGGGACAAAGACCCATTTGCTCTGCGCCGTGCTGCATTAGGTGTGTTACGGATTATCGTTGAAAAAGGCTATCAGCTCGATCTTGTGGAAATGACTCAAGAGGCTGCGCGTCTGTATGGCGAGAAACTAACTAACAAAAATGTGGTGGAAGATGTCGTTGAGTTCATGCTGGGTCGCTTCCGTTCTTGGTACCAAGAATTGGGCTACAGCATTGATACTATCCAAGCAGTATTAGCTCGTCGTCCAACTCAGCCAGCTGATTTCGACGCACGTGTTAAAGCGGTGACTCACTTCCGTTCTTTAGAAGAAGCACAAACGCTGGCAGCTGCTAACAAACGTGTTTCTAATATTCTGAGTAAGTCAGAAGAAAAACTCGCTGATAGCGTGTTAGCATCTGTACTGAAAACGCCAGAAGAAGTGAAATTAGCGACTCACGTTGTGGTACTGCAAGACAAGCTAGCACCAATGTTTGCTGAACGTAACTACCAAGAAGCACTCGTTGAGTTAGCCTCTTTACGTGAAGTGGTTGATGAATTCTTTGCGAACGTCATGGTGATGGATGAAGATCCTGCTGTGCGGAATAACCGTTTAACCCTGTTAAGCCAGCTTCGCGAGCTATTCTTAAAAGTTGCAGATATTTCACTGCTTCAATAG